One Chloroflexota bacterium DNA segment encodes these proteins:
- a CDS encoding isoprenylcysteine carboxylmethyltransferase family protein has protein sequence MDTELLFRAMFAFIFAAMIIVSGYYRRKARAEGGTIPRRAEGGLALLLRLCLAVPLLFVILLYVFAPSWLDWARLSLPLWARWAAAFAGFACLPLIVWVFRSIGKNISETVLTKQTHQLVTIGPYRWIRHPLYTFALLALFALSALADSGLLLGLALVGVVAFRFVVIPKEEANLIKVFGPAYEAYRRTTGAMLPRLRP, from the coding sequence ATGGACACGGAACTGCTCTTTCGGGCGATGTTCGCGTTCATCTTCGCGGCGATGATAATTGTCTCCGGCTACTATCGCCGCAAGGCGCGCGCCGAGGGCGGCACCATCCCCCGCCGCGCTGAAGGCGGGCTGGCACTGCTCCTGCGTCTCTGCCTGGCGGTGCCGCTCCTGTTTGTCATACTGCTGTACGTGTTTGCGCCGAGCTGGCTGGACTGGGCGAGACTTTCCCTGCCCCTCTGGGCGCGCTGGGCGGCGGCTTTCGCCGGCTTCGCCTGCCTCCCGCTGATCGTGTGGGTCTTCCGCAGCATCGGCAAGAACATCTCCGAGACCGTGCTCACCAAACAGACGCACCAACTGGTGACCATTGGCCCCTACCGCTGGATCCGCCACCCGCTCTACACCTTCGCATTGCTGGCGCTCTTCGCGCTGAGTGCACTGGCAGATAGCGGGCTCCTGCTTGGCCTGGCATTGGTCGGGGTCGTCGCCTTCCGCTTCGTGGTCATCCCGAAGGAGGAGGCCAACCTGATCAAGGTGTTCGGCCCGGCATACGAAGCCTACCGCCGGACGACTGGCGCGATGCTGCCGCGGCTGAGGCCGTAG
- a CDS encoding DegT/DnrJ/EryC1/StrS family aminotransferase produces the protein MIPFLDLKAQYAAIQPEIDAAIRDVFASGRYILGTQVEAFEREFAAYCGAKHGVGVGSGTEAIHIALLACGIGPGDEVITVPNTAIATIAAIEQTGARPVLADVDATRSLDPMAFEAAITARTRAVVPVHLYGAPADLDPISAIARRHNLRVIEDAAQAHGATYNGRRVGGIGDLGCFSFYPTKNLGAYGDGGLITTNDDALADRLRLLRQYGWRTRDHSVLRGLNSRLDEMQAAILRVKLRHLDAWNARRRALAAAYDRALPDTIVKPPRPAGREAVYHLYVIESPQRDALRAHLKARGIETLIHYPIPAHQQEAYTDMDWGAFPVSEQLAGRIFSLPLYPEMDEAVIGQVAEAIRAFK, from the coding sequence ATGATCCCCTTTCTCGACCTCAAAGCGCAGTACGCCGCGATCCAGCCCGAAATCGATGCGGCGATTCGCGACGTGTTCGCATCCGGCCGCTATATCCTCGGCACACAGGTCGAGGCGTTCGAGCGCGAGTTTGCCGCGTACTGTGGCGCGAAGCACGGCGTTGGCGTCGGGTCAGGCACCGAGGCGATCCATATCGCCCTGCTCGCCTGCGGCATCGGCCCCGGCGACGAAGTCATCACGGTGCCGAATACGGCGATCGCGACGATCGCCGCAATCGAGCAGACCGGTGCGCGGCCGGTGCTGGCCGACGTGGACGCTACACGCTCGCTCGACCCGATGGCGTTCGAGGCCGCGATCACGGCGCGCACGCGCGCGGTTGTGCCGGTGCACCTGTACGGGGCGCCCGCCGACCTCGATCCGATCAGTGCTATCGCGCGGCGGCACAACCTGCGCGTCATCGAAGACGCGGCGCAGGCGCACGGTGCGACCTATAACGGGCGGCGCGTCGGCGGCATCGGTGACCTCGGCTGCTTCTCGTTCTACCCGACGAAGAACCTCGGCGCGTACGGCGACGGCGGGCTGATCACAACGAACGATGATGCGCTGGCCGACCGGCTGCGGTTGTTGCGCCAGTACGGCTGGCGCACGCGCGACCACAGTGTCCTGCGCGGGCTCAACTCGCGGCTCGACGAGATGCAGGCGGCGATCCTGCGCGTCAAGCTGCGCCACCTCGACGCGTGGAACGCACGCCGCCGCGCCCTGGCTGCCGCATACGACCGCGCCCTGCCCGACACGATCGTGAAGCCGCCGCGCCCGGCCGGACGCGAAGCGGTCTATCACCTCTATGTGATTGAGTCGCCGCAGCGTGACGCGCTGCGCGCGCACCTCAAGGCGCGCGGCATCGAGACGCTGATCCACTATCCAATCCCGGCGCACCAGCAGGAAGCATACACGGACATGGACTGGGGCGCGTTCCCCGTTTCCGAGCAACTGGCCGGACGCATCTTCTCCCTGCCGCTCTACCCGGAGATGGATGAGGCGGTCATCGGGCAGGTCGCGGAGGCGATACGAGCGTTTAAGTGA
- a CDS encoding nucleic acid-binding protein, producing the protein MSLIVFLDAGPLGMVTNPRAGSDNEACARWLEALLTRRIHVVVPEIADYEVRRELMRARKSAGIKRLDDLKRVIAYQGLTTPIMLLAAQLWAEARQRGLPTADDRVLDADVILAAQARLAPIANEDDQVVVATTNVRHLERFVLAQLWKDVH; encoded by the coding sequence ATGAGCCTAATCGTTTTCCTTGACGCAGGCCCATTGGGTATGGTTACTAATCCGCGTGCTGGGTCGGATAATGAGGCTTGCGCCAGGTGGCTGGAAGCATTGTTGACAAGGCGCATCCACGTAGTAGTCCCCGAAATTGCAGACTACGAAGTGCGCCGCGAATTGATGCGCGCCCGAAAAAGCGCGGGCATCAAGCGGCTAGATGATCTAAAGCGCGTGATCGCCTATCAGGGGTTGACAACACCTATTATGCTTCTGGCGGCTCAGCTTTGGGCCGAAGCACGCCAGCGCGGGCTCCCAACTGCCGATGATCGAGTGCTAGATGCCGATGTTATTTTGGCGGCACAAGCGCGGCTCGCTCCTATCGCGAACGAAGATGACCAAGTCGTGGTTGCGACGACGAATGTCAGGCATTTAGAAAGGTTTGTTCTGGCACAACTTTGGAAAGATGTCCATTGA
- a CDS encoding TIGR04255 family protein, with protein sequence MNTANPHPTFTNPTIQEALCEIHFRLPENVEWKPTLFGEVFKQIQQDFPELEPLMQVGFRFQVGAKGVGQEVSQPQPRMRYRHANRNLLLQLSATILTVNVLPRYDGWDQMSRDVLDGWERVSRIVSPAMITRVGLRYINRIERSGPGQTLGDWLKANDYVPGAILSSMSGFFARVEASPETNRRLVVTVGEIARSDQSGADIILDLDSIIEKEMSPTVDTIAPIINVLHDAIWQVFATSMTPKLEQLLTGDK encoded by the coding sequence ATGAACACAGCAAATCCGCATCCTACATTCACTAATCCCACGATACAGGAAGCATTGTGCGAGATACACTTCCGCCTGCCAGAAAATGTGGAATGGAAACCGACGCTATTCGGAGAGGTATTCAAGCAAATCCAGCAAGACTTTCCGGAGTTAGAGCCTCTTATGCAAGTTGGATTTCGTTTCCAGGTCGGCGCGAAAGGCGTAGGGCAAGAAGTATCTCAACCGCAACCGCGAATGCGTTATCGGCATGCAAACCGCAACCTCTTGCTGCAGTTGTCAGCGACTATTCTCACGGTCAATGTTCTGCCACGCTATGACGGTTGGGATCAAATGAGTCGAGATGTTCTAGACGGATGGGAACGGGTGAGCCGCATCGTATCACCGGCGATGATCACGCGGGTAGGTCTGAGATACATTAATCGCATCGAGCGCAGTGGTCCGGGTCAAACATTAGGCGACTGGCTGAAAGCAAACGACTATGTGCCCGGGGCCATCTTGTCGTCAATGTCTGGCTTCTTTGCACGCGTCGAAGCTTCACCAGAGACTAATAGACGCCTAGTAGTCACGGTTGGTGAGATAGCGAGATCAGACCAATCGGGTGCCGATATCATACTTGACTTAGATTCCATCATCGAGAAGGAGATGAGTCCGACAGTAGACACTATTGCCCCAATAATCAATGTACTGCACGATGCTATTTGGCAAGTGTTCGCTACCTCAATGACTCCGAAACTAGAGCAATTGCTAACTGGAGACAAATGA
- a CDS encoding polyprenol monophosphomannose synthase: protein MPKVMVMVPTYNERDNIEALITQILAQPLDAEIVVVDDNSPDGTGALVDAFAAREPRIHPLHRRTERGRASAGIAGFKFALARPDVSLVVEMDADFSHDPAHLPALVAAASEADVAIGSRYVPGGKQVNCTPRNVLFSRVINLVNWFVLGVHVHDASGGYKCYRRKALETIDLEHYVARAYSVGVETLLKCQKHGFTFKEIPITFVNRRLGQSKANLKVLVEYPTSVVKLWWRNLLGRVR from the coding sequence ATGCCTAAGGTGATGGTGATGGTGCCAACCTACAACGAGCGCGACAATATCGAGGCGCTCATCACGCAGATCCTGGCGCAGCCGCTCGACGCGGAGATTGTCGTCGTGGACGACAACTCGCCGGACGGCACCGGCGCGCTGGTCGACGCATTCGCCGCCCGCGAGCCGCGCATTCATCCGCTGCATCGCCGCACTGAGCGCGGGCGCGCCAGCGCCGGCATCGCGGGCTTCAAGTTCGCGCTGGCCCGACCCGACGTGTCACTGGTCGTCGAGATGGACGCCGACTTTTCGCACGACCCGGCGCACCTGCCTGCACTGGTCGCGGCGGCAAGCGAGGCCGACGTGGCGATCGGCTCGCGCTACGTGCCGGGTGGGAAGCAGGTCAACTGCACGCCGCGCAATGTCCTCTTCAGTCGCGTCATCAACCTCGTCAACTGGTTCGTGCTCGGCGTGCACGTACACGACGCCAGCGGCGGGTACAAGTGCTACCGGCGCAAGGCGCTGGAGACGATCGACCTCGAGCACTACGTCGCGCGCGCCTACTCGGTCGGCGTCGAGACGCTGCTGAAGTGCCAGAAGCACGGCTTCACGTTCAAGGAAATCCCCATCACGTTCGTCAACCGGCGGCTCGGCCAGTCCAAGGCGAACCTGAAGGTGCTGGTCGAGTATCCCACCTCGGTCGTCAAGCTCTGGTGGCGCAATCTGCTGGGGCGGGTGCGCTGA
- a CDS encoding Gfo/Idh/MocA family oxidoreductase, with product MADRTNIALIGCGYWGPNLARNFNQLKTARLAALCDADIARARELAVFYAQAQAVANVDAVLADPAIDGVAIATPARTHYALAKQALLAGKHVLVEKPLAMSSAEAAELAELATARGRTLMVGHTFEYNPAVWKMKELVAAGQIGQVYYIYANRVNLGRVQSDINALWSIAPHDVSIVLHLLETMPLEVSARGASYLHNGVEDVIFMVMTFPGGIMAHVHASWLDPGKVRRMTVVGSDKMIVYDDVDNEGKIKIYDKGAYRKGDPNYGEYQVRVHSGDIHIPKIDMTEPLANECAHFVDCIRSGKPPRTDGANGLRTVRVLEAAQHSLERNGEAVRL from the coding sequence ATGGCAGATCGGACTAACATCGCGCTCATCGGGTGCGGCTACTGGGGCCCGAACCTCGCGCGCAACTTCAACCAGCTTAAAACCGCGCGACTGGCCGCGCTGTGCGACGCCGATATCGCCCGTGCGCGCGAACTGGCCGTATTCTATGCGCAAGCCCAGGCGGTCGCAAATGTGGATGCCGTGCTGGCCGACCCGGCCATCGACGGCGTCGCCATCGCCACGCCCGCCCGCACCCACTACGCGCTGGCGAAGCAGGCGCTGCTGGCTGGCAAGCACGTGCTCGTCGAGAAACCGCTGGCCATGAGCAGCGCCGAGGCGGCCGAACTGGCGGAGCTGGCGACCGCGCGCGGGCGCACGCTGATGGTCGGTCACACGTTCGAGTACAACCCGGCCGTCTGGAAGATGAAGGAACTGGTCGCCGCCGGCCAGATCGGGCAGGTCTACTACATTTACGCCAACCGCGTCAACCTCGGGCGCGTGCAGAGCGACATCAACGCGCTGTGGAGCATCGCGCCGCATGACGTGTCGATCGTGCTGCACCTGCTGGAGACGATGCCGCTGGAGGTGAGCGCGCGCGGCGCGTCTTACCTGCACAACGGCGTCGAGGACGTCATCTTCATGGTCATGACGTTCCCGGGCGGCATCATGGCGCACGTGCACGCCTCGTGGCTGGACCCCGGCAAGGTGCGGCGCATGACCGTCGTCGGCAGCGACAAGATGATCGTGTACGACGACGTGGACAACGAGGGCAAGATCAAGATTTACGACAAAGGCGCCTACCGCAAGGGCGACCCGAACTACGGCGAGTACCAGGTGCGGGTGCACAGCGGCGACATCCACATCCCGAAGATCGACATGACCGAGCCGCTGGCCAACGAATGCGCGCACTTCGTCGACTGCATCCGCAGCGGCAAGCCGCCGCGCACCGACGGCGCGAACGGGCTGCGCACCGTGCGCGTGCTCGAAGCGGCCCAGCACTCGCTGGAACGCAACGGCGAGGCGGTGCGCTTGTAG
- a CDS encoding DegT/DnrJ/EryC1/StrS family aminotransferase produces MSIPLVDLKAQYASIKPEIDDAIARVIAKTQFIQGEEVRAFEREFAAFCKAKHSIGMASGTAAIHLALMLAGVEHGDEVITTTMTFTASAEPIVYMGAKPVLLDIDPRTYNLDPRKLEAAITPRTKVIMPVHLYGQPAEMDEILAIAKKHNLFVLEDAAQAHGAEYRGTRIGNLGHAAIFSFYPGKNLGAYGDAGAIVTNDDEFAARARMMADHGRTEKYTHAKIGFGYRLDSLQAAILRAKLPHLEAWNDARRAHVRRYNELLAGLDLVTPYEPEYVRAVYHIYAVRLARRDEVAKQLKAKGVETGIHYPIPLHMQPAYAHLGYKEGDFPVAEELARTELSLPMYSEMTEAQMQTVVDALKDVLM; encoded by the coding sequence ATGAGCATCCCGCTGGTTGACCTCAAGGCGCAGTACGCCTCCATCAAGCCGGAGATCGACGACGCCATCGCGCGCGTGATCGCCAAGACGCAGTTCATCCAGGGCGAGGAAGTGCGCGCGTTCGAGCGCGAGTTCGCGGCGTTCTGCAAGGCGAAGCACAGCATCGGCATGGCCTCCGGCACGGCGGCGATCCACCTGGCGCTGATGCTGGCCGGCGTGGAACACGGCGACGAGGTCATCACGACCACGATGACGTTCACCGCCAGCGCCGAGCCGATCGTGTATATGGGCGCGAAGCCGGTCCTGCTCGACATCGACCCGCGCACGTACAACCTCGATCCGCGCAAGCTGGAAGCGGCGATCACGCCGCGCACCAAGGTCATCATGCCGGTGCACCTGTACGGGCAGCCGGCGGAAATGGACGAGATTCTCGCCATTGCGAAGAAGCACAACCTGTTTGTGCTGGAAGACGCGGCGCAGGCGCACGGCGCGGAGTACCGCGGCACGCGCATCGGCAACCTGGGCCACGCGGCGATCTTCTCGTTCTACCCGGGCAAGAACCTCGGCGCGTACGGCGACGCCGGCGCGATCGTGACCAATGACGACGAGTTCGCCGCCCGCGCGCGCATGATGGCCGACCACGGCCGCACCGAGAAGTACACGCACGCCAAGATCGGCTTCGGCTACCGGCTCGACTCGCTGCAGGCGGCGATCCTGCGCGCCAAGCTGCCGCACCTCGAAGCGTGGAACGACGCGCGGCGCGCGCATGTGCGCCGCTACAATGAACTGCTCGCCGGGCTGGACCTCGTCACGCCGTACGAGCCGGAGTATGTGCGCGCGGTCTATCACATCTACGCCGTGCGGCTCGCCCGCCGCGATGAGGTGGCGAAGCAGTTGAAGGCGAAGGGGGTCGAGACCGGCATCCACTACCCGATCCCGCTGCACATGCAACCGGCCTACGCGCACCTCGGGTACAAAGAAGGCGATTTCCCGGTGGCCGAGGAACTGGCGCGCACCGAGCTTTCGCTGCCGATGTATTCCGAGATGACCGAGGCGCAGATGCAGACCGTCGTGGATGCGTTGAAAGATGTTTTGATGTAG
- a CDS encoding transferase has translation MTTYHLYPNVILGAGAIVGDYVVIGEPPRGREQGELPTLIGARANIRSHTVIYAGNLIGDGFQTGHGALIREENEIGDDVSIGSHTIVEHHVVIKRGVRLHSGVFVPEYSILEEECWLGPHVVVTNARYPRSPNVKEELRGAHIMARAKIGANATLLPGITIGADALVGAGAVVVDDVPPGAVVAGNPARIVKWIKDIDAYEHPAG, from the coding sequence ATGACAACCTACCATCTGTACCCTAATGTTATCCTCGGCGCTGGCGCTATCGTCGGCGACTATGTCGTGATCGGCGAGCCGCCGCGCGGGCGCGAGCAGGGCGAGCTGCCGACGCTGATCGGCGCGCGTGCGAACATCCGCTCGCACACGGTCATCTACGCGGGCAACCTGATCGGCGACGGCTTCCAGACCGGCCACGGCGCGCTCATCCGCGAGGAGAATGAGATCGGCGACGATGTCAGCATCGGCTCGCACACGATTGTCGAGCACCACGTCGTCATCAAGCGCGGTGTGCGCCTGCATTCCGGGGTGTTCGTGCCGGAGTACTCCATCCTCGAAGAAGAGTGCTGGCTGGGACCGCATGTGGTCGTGACCAACGCCCGCTACCCGCGCTCGCCGAACGTCAAAGAGGAGCTGCGCGGCGCGCACATCATGGCGCGCGCCAAGATCGGCGCGAACGCCACGCTGCTGCCCGGCATCACGATCGGCGCGGATGCGCTGGTCGGCGCGGGCGCGGTCGTGGTGGATGACGTGCCGCCGGGCGCGGTCGTGGCCGGCAATCCGGCCCGCATCGTGAAATGGATCAAGGACATTGACGCGTATGAGCATCCCGCTGGTTGA
- a CDS encoding DUF2029 domain-containing protein: MAARLRLALGLALLAVVALFPAYYRQPAVYDLATPGVAFDGLHAPERSNGREFRWTEAQTHIRFAGIGRGVYRLTLALSGPRPAGIPTPVVHVAVNGVSLGEFQTTRAVQDIVLDLPPEAIGADGDVEITLASETFVPASDLRTLGAALYGVQLSPAGGMLWPPAWVLLWCVLAAWGVYGVAHVTRLANPLAAWLAGGAVVVAFALAVALVRVWVAVWSPVAAWAALTVYAGSRIRQRTGWRETLAALAVGLSLVNYAATCLDLLRTSRFTDVTTMFEAAQKLAAGLDPYDYTIVRENPLYAHSYVYPPAFAQALALFLPLGLHGAIVAWAALNMLLYVAVVIGLLRAFGLAWRSPGFYAFLLAAFNYRPVIDTLSGGQLDVLILALLLVALVWAQRGGLVRAGAAVAVAGLTKLHPLALGLFFLLRARWRGLIGMALATVAIVALSALLAPPGLYVRYVTEVLPGRGGENTGNPENQSVGGFIYRLNGVLWNDAPAPGQADVLKWPSYAVSGALVAVTLGVMGFSALKRRGGTSHQRDAAQFAATIVLMLLVLPTSWMHYETQALLPLAVVLSYALATRSRGLLLLWGAAVALTAPANQEIFRSGDFDAWPLVLAQSYKLYGMLLLWGGLIWMQVRKDADA, encoded by the coding sequence ATGGCTGCCCGATTGCGCCTAGCGCTCGGGCTGGCGCTGCTCGCTGTCGTCGCGCTCTTCCCGGCGTATTACCGCCAGCCCGCCGTGTACGATCTGGCGACGCCGGGCGTTGCGTTCGACGGTCTGCACGCGCCGGAGCGCAGCAACGGCCGCGAGTTTCGCTGGACTGAAGCGCAGACACACATCCGCTTCGCCGGGATCGGGCGCGGGGTGTACCGGCTGACGCTGGCATTGAGCGGGCCGCGCCCGGCCGGCATTCCAACACCGGTTGTCCATGTCGCCGTCAATGGTGTGTCGCTTGGCGAGTTCCAGACCACACGCGCCGTGCAGGACATCGTGCTTGACCTGCCACCGGAAGCTATCGGCGCTGACGGCGATGTCGAGATCACGCTCGCGTCGGAAACGTTTGTGCCAGCCAGCGATTTGCGCACGCTCGGCGCGGCGCTGTATGGCGTGCAGCTGTCGCCGGCGGGCGGCATGCTGTGGCCGCCGGCATGGGTGTTGCTCTGGTGCGTGCTGGCCGCGTGGGGGGTGTATGGCGTGGCGCACGTCACCAGACTCGCCAACCCGCTCGCCGCATGGCTGGCGGGCGGCGCGGTTGTCGTCGCGTTCGCGCTGGCCGTGGCGCTTGTGCGTGTGTGGGTCGCCGTGTGGTCGCCGGTTGCGGCATGGGCGGCGCTCACGGTATATGCCGGATCGCGCATCCGGCAGCGCACCGGCTGGCGCGAGACGCTCGCTGCGTTGGCTGTCGGCCTGTCGCTGGTGAACTATGCCGCGACCTGTCTCGACCTCCTGCGCACCAGCCGCTTTACCGACGTGACGACGATGTTCGAGGCGGCGCAAAAGCTGGCGGCGGGACTCGATCCGTACGACTACACAATCGTGCGCGAGAACCCGCTCTACGCGCACTCGTACGTCTACCCGCCGGCGTTCGCACAGGCACTGGCGCTGTTCCTGCCGCTCGGCCTGCACGGCGCGATCGTGGCATGGGCCGCGCTGAACATGCTGCTGTACGTGGCGGTCGTGATCGGCTTGCTGCGCGCCTTCGGGTTGGCGTGGCGTTCGCCCGGCTTCTATGCCTTCCTGCTGGCCGCCTTCAACTACCGGCCGGTGATTGACACGCTCTCCGGTGGTCAGCTGGATGTGCTGATACTTGCGCTGCTGCTGGTTGCGCTGGTGTGGGCGCAGCGCGGCGGACTGGTGCGCGCCGGCGCGGCCGTTGCGGTGGCGGGCCTGACGAAGCTCCACCCGCTCGCACTCGGCCTGTTCTTCCTACTGCGTGCGCGCTGGCGCGGTCTGATCGGCATGGCGCTCGCCACGGTGGCGATCGTCGCGCTTTCGGCGCTGCTCGCGCCGCCGGGTCTCTATGTGCGCTACGTTACCGAGGTGTTGCCGGGGCGCGGCGGCGAGAACACCGGCAATCCGGAGAACCAATCGGTGGGCGGCTTCATTTACCGGTTGAACGGGGTGCTGTGGAACGACGCGCCGGCGCCCGGCCAGGCCGATGTGTTGAAGTGGCCGTCGTACGCCGTCAGCGGCGCGCTTGTTGCCGTCACGCTCGGCGTCATGGGCTTCAGCGCGCTCAAACGGCGCGGCGGCACGTCCCATCAGCGCGACGCCGCGCAGTTCGCGGCGACGATCGTGCTGATGCTGCTCGTCCTGCCGACCTCATGGATGCATTACGAAACGCAGGCTTTGCTGCCGTTGGCCGTTGTGTTATCCTACGCCCTTGCGACACGCTCGCGCGGCCTGCTGCTGCTGTGGGGCGCGGCGGTTGCGCTGACCGCGCCGGCCAACCAGGAGATCTTTCGCAGCGGCGATTTCGACGCCTGGCCGCTGGTGCTGGCGCAATCGTATAAGCTGTATGGCATGTTGCTGTTGTGGGGCGGGCTGATCTGGATGCAGGTGCGAAAGGACGCCGATGCCTAA
- a CDS encoding NAD-dependent epimerase/dehydratase family protein codes for MTTRTAWRGKRVLITGGLGFIGSNLAHRLVGLGADVALVDSLHPECGGNWANLAGIRPRVRAETFDLAEMEKLAWMVAGRDAIFNLAGNVSHIDSMRAPLDDERANVTAHIALLETVRAINPAAKIVYAGTRQVYGKPQYLPVDEKHPAHPTDVNGAHKLAAEHLHLVYARAHGLHATILRLTNTYGPRMLMRHNRQGFIAWFVRQALDGETIKLFGGGGQTRDLDYVDDVVNAFLLAAAGEQTSGEVYNLGGGEPVTLKAIAQLLCELCPQAKLRSVPFPAEKKAIDIGDYRADASKFRAATGWRAKTPLRTGLERMVAYYTKHKADYWGECEQ; via the coding sequence ATGACCACACGCACCGCATGGCGCGGCAAGCGCGTCCTGATCACCGGCGGGCTCGGCTTCATCGGCAGCAACCTCGCGCACCGGCTTGTCGGGCTGGGCGCTGACGTCGCACTGGTGGACAGCCTGCACCCGGAGTGCGGTGGCAACTGGGCAAATCTCGCCGGTATCCGCCCCCGCGTACGCGCCGAGACGTTCGACCTGGCCGAGATGGAGAAGCTGGCGTGGATGGTGGCCGGACGCGACGCCATCTTCAACCTCGCCGGCAACGTCAGTCATATCGACTCGATGCGCGCGCCGCTGGACGACGAGCGCGCCAACGTCACGGCGCACATCGCCCTGCTGGAGACGGTACGCGCGATCAACCCGGCTGCGAAGATCGTGTACGCCGGGACGCGGCAAGTGTACGGCAAGCCGCAGTATCTGCCGGTCGACGAGAAGCACCCGGCGCACCCGACCGACGTGAACGGCGCGCACAAACTGGCCGCCGAGCACCTGCACCTCGTCTACGCGCGCGCCCACGGCCTGCACGCGACTATCCTGCGGCTCACGAACACGTACGGCCCGCGCATGCTGATGCGCCACAATCGGCAGGGGTTCATCGCGTGGTTCGTGCGCCAGGCGCTGGACGGCGAAACGATCAAGCTGTTCGGCGGCGGCGGGCAGACGCGCGACCTCGACTACGTCGACGATGTCGTGAATGCGTTCCTGCTGGCAGCCGCGGGCGAGCAGACCAGCGGCGAGGTATACAACCTCGGCGGCGGCGAGCCGGTCACGCTCAAGGCGATTGCGCAACTGCTGTGCGAACTCTGCCCGCAGGCGAAGCTCCGCAGCGTGCCGTTCCCGGCGGAGAAGAAGGCGATCGACATTGGCGACTACCGCGCCGACGCGAGTAAGTTCCGCGCCGCCACCGGTTGGCGCGCGAAGACGCCGCTGCGCACCGGCCTGGAGCGGATGGTGGCATACTACACGAAACACAAGGCCGATTACTGGGGAGAATGTGAACAGTGA